aaactttccacaaacttttctttgttgatgttgtttacagattcacttcctgtcttATCATGACCGTTTACACCTGAACGTGATGGTCACAGGTGTAGACCTGAAGCTAATGGGCTAATGTGTTAGCATGACATAATATTCAAtatgataaaacattaaaataatacCTCATGTTTTATATTGATGTGACTTTACTGATGAGACGTAGCTAAACCTCACTGATCGGCAGATTCTTGACAAACTCCTGACAAATGTGATCATATTATCTAAATAtatcccacaatgcagtgcagTGGTGATGACATCACCAACCATCACACAGACGGAGACGGCTCTGAAAAGTTCAGGTTGTGTTTCTTCAACCTGCATGCTCaggttgtctctctctctctctctctctctctctctctctctctctctctctctctatgtgtgATTCAGCAGCAAGCTGTTCTGTGTCTGTTGCTATGGTAACGAGAGGTCAGGTCAGAGGAAAACAATTATGGGAAATttgccaaacacaaacacacacacacacacacacacacacacacacacacacacacacacacacacacacacacacacacatacacacacacacacacacacacacacacacacacacacacacacacgctgtctGCAGTATAACATCAGACACATTCTGTCTGAAAGCGATGCAGGAAAACAAGTCCAGGTGTTTGTTACCTCTAAGTTggattttttctcttttgttttggggggggggggtatatcagggagagagagagggcaatgACACGCGGCAATACTTTGACCAGCGGAGACAGAGATGCGTTTGACTCGACTGCTCCCATGGGAATGTGAGACAGGAGTTTGGGAATGGCCtcatggctctgctctcaccgtgcgagtgtgtgcagtcttacgaccaaaatatcaaacaggtCAGGAAATCATCCGACCCATCAGGATCAGCTTATcacctttgtgtgtgtcagtgtacaCTGCACACTGACTCTGCATGTTCGGGCTGAATATGGCTTCACTTAAAAACTGTACTACTCAAAAATCGAGTCTGAACCGGGTACATTAAACTTTCAGCTTTAAATCGAGAATatgatttaaaatccttctcACAAAGCTcgctctctttgtctgtctctgtcgctcaatttaaattcaatcaactttattcaaatgaaTATTTTTATATAGTTCCCCACACACTCAACCATCAGTACGTTCTGTCTTTACAtcatattttaaagtttaaatgtttatgttcTGTAAATTATCCCtgacctttattttgaagggacatttattctttatatctccttgttttgtttgaagTAAAAATATTTTAGCGATATAAGATGTGTTGTCGAACATCAGGAGGCAGCTTTCATCTCCTCCTTGCACTTCCTGTCTGCTCgtgctgaggggggggggggggggggtttgaatCCAGGTGCATACTGACACCTGGGGGCTGAGTACGATCACTGCAGCTGTTTCTGATCCTCTGCTGTAACACGATGAGGGGGGCATCAACATCAAACTACAACATCTGATGGACTACAAAACCCATAATCCATCCTCACCTGAGCTCTGACCCTGGTGATTCATACAGATGTATAAATCAGGTGATAGTGTGACGTCATCTGATCTGAGgtcatttttatctttacaTTTGAGAATAGAGTTtagagtttatttatttattttattcatcatGTGAACAACTTAAACTCACCTGTCGGAGAGGTTTTAAGGTATGATTAAAGTTTGATAATAATCATAATGGTGGTAatggtgaggatgatgatgatataatTATAATTACAATGGCGATAAAGGTGTTAATAATGATTTAATGGTGAAGGTGTAATGACAGGGATCGTCCAGCAGATGGCGGTGgagctctgtgctgcagctctgtgtcaCACTGAAGGATGctgggaggaggaagaggaggaggaggatgacggCAGTAGAGGCTGCAGAGATGCTAACAGCACCgaatcacacatacacaaacttacacacacatactgacagCAGCtaactgctgacacacacacatacacacactgggagagagagagagagagagacaggtaatcagagagagaggcagtgagacaggtggaggctgaggctgtcatcacactcacactcacacactcacacacacacacacacaaacacacacacacacactcagtgagcTGCAGTGAGGCTAACTGGTTAGCATGCTTAGGACAAGAGGCTagcctacagacacacacacatagacacacacacactaacacacaaagcGATGCAGTGTCCAAAGCTTTCTATTGGACGGTGAGTGAtctacatctgtgtgtgtgtgtgttcagtaaagccaaatgtgggtgtgtgtgtgtgtgtgtgtttgtgtgtgtgctgcatgttggATGGTGTTTGCATGTACGGCTGTTGGTTAATATTGGTTACCTGTGTGTTTCACGTGTCATCGGTTTCAGGTGATCAGGAAGTTGCCAACTAACTCACCAACTAACTACTAACCCTCCAAAGCCTGGATACTAGTAATCACACTACTTACTATCTTCACGATCATTACTGTCGTGACAACCGGAAGATGAAGTTCTGATGGTGAACacggtgatgaagatgatggtcaCTGTTTACATTGTGTCTGTATCTCTGACAGGTCTGGATGTAGTCCACCCTCTGATCGACAGACAGGTCATTAAGGGGCGGAGCCTGCAGGTGGAGGTGATGTCAAAGCGAGGGGCGGGGGCGCGGGGAAAGGGGGAGCGACCTGATGCCATGGCAACCCTTCAAGCAGCCAACGAGGAGCTAAGAGCCAAACTGACAGATATCCAAATAGAACTAcaacaagagaaaaacaaggtaagaactacaaatcccattcctatttgtgtctgtttaaaGAAGCTCTGATGTACTCAGAGTCCTGCGTGTCCTCAGGTGAGCCgcctggagagagagaagagccaGGAGTTGAAGGCGGAGCATCACCGAGCGACCGTCGCCGTGACGGAGCTGAAGACCAAACTCCACGAGGAGAAGCAGAAGGAGCTTGCCGTAACCAGGGAGACGTTACTTCGGCAACACGAGATGGAGCTAATGAGGGTCATCAAGATCAAAGACGGCGAGATACAACGTCTGAACGGACTCGTGCTGACGCTGAGAGACGGATCCACCGACAAGGTGAGCCACCACCCCCCAGGTGTGAGGGGTAATTAAGCCTCTCCTCCTCAGGTGTGAAGGCTATtaagcccctcctcctcagGTGTGAGGGTTAATtaagcccctcctcctcagGTGAGAGGAGTAAttaagctcctcctcctcaggtgtgAAGGCTATtaagcccctcctcctcagGTGAGAGGGGTAAttaagctcctcctcctcaggtgtTGAGAGGTAAttaagctcctcctcctcaggtgtgAGGGTTAATtaagcccctcctcctcagGTGTGAGGGTTAATtaagcccctcctcctcagGTGTTGAGGGGTAATTAAGCTCTTTCTCCTCAGGTCCGTTGGGGTATTAGGCTGCACATCATCAGGTGTGAGGGGTAGTTAAGCTCTTTCTCCTCAGGTGTGAGGGTTAATTAAGCTCCTCCTCAGGTGTGAGGGTTAATtaagcccctcctcctcagGTGTTGAGGGATAATTAAGCTCTTTCTCATCAGGTCCGTTGGGGTATTAGGCTGCACATCCTCAGGTGTGAGGGGTAATTAAGTCCCCTCTCCCTCAGGTGACACTGTGTTCTGTGGTTGTTCAGGTGAGGAGCGCTTTGCTAGCAGAGGTGGAGGAGGCGAGGCGGAGCTGGGAGGCAGAGCGCTGTCGCCTCCAGCAGGAGGGGCAGGAGCTGCGAGGAGCAAAACGGAGTGCTGAGGAAGCTCTGACAGCTGCTCAACAGGCCAGCCAGGCCAGAGCAGCCGAGCTCCGATCTGCTCATCACCAACACCAGGAGGAGCTGAACCGAACCAAGAGagactgtgagagagagatacgCCGACTGGtacgaacacacatacacacatgcacacagacgcacacacacacacacacacacacacacacacacacacacatgcacacagacgcacacacacacacacacacacacacacacacagcaaacatgTCTGTTGTTACTTTTTTGCATCACGTAAGCAGCAGTCTGTAGAGTCGTCCGTTCATTCTGTAGAGTCGTCCGTTCAGACTGTAGAGTCGTCCGTTCATTCTGTAGAGTCGTCCGTTCAGTCTGTAGAGTCGTCCGTTCAGTCTGTAGAGTCGTCCTTTCAGACTGTAGAGTCGTCCGTTCAGACTGTAGAGTCGTCCGTTCATTCTGTAGAGTCGTCCGTTCAGTCTGTAGAGTCGTCCGTTCAGTCTGTAGAGTTGTCCTTTCAGACTGTAGAGTCGTCCTTTCAGACTGTAGAGTCGTCCTTTCAGACTGTAGAGTCGTCCGTTCAGACTGTAGAGTCGTCCGTCCAGTCTGTAGAGTCGTCCTTTCAGACTGTAGAGTCGTCCGTCCAGTCTGTAGAGTCGTCCGTTCAGACTGTAGAGTCGTCCTTTCAGTCTGTAGAGTCGTCCTTTCAGACTGTAGAGTCGTCCGTCCAGTCTGTAGAGTCGTCCTTTCAGACTGTAGAGTCGTCCTTTCAGACTGTAGAGTCGTCCGTCCAGTCTGTAGAGTCGTCCTTTCAGACTGTAGAGTCGTCCTTTCAGACTGTAGAGTCGTCCGTTCAGACTGTAGAGTCGTCCGTCCAGACTTTAGAGTCGTCCGTCCAGTCTGTAGAGTCGTCCATTCAGTCTGTAGAGTCGTCCGTTCAGACTGTAGACTTGTCCGTTAAGACTGTAGAGTCATCCGTTCTGACTGTAGAGTCGTCCGTTCAGACTGTAGACTTGTCTGTTCAGACTGTAGAGTCGTCCTTTCAGACTGTAGAGTCGTCCGTTCAGTCTGTAGAGTCGTCCGTTCAGACTGTAGAGTCGTCCTTTCAGACTGTAGAGTCGTCCGTTCAGACTGTAGAGTCGTCCGTTCAGTCTGTAGAGTCGTCCGGTCAGACTGTAGAGTCGTCCGTTCAGTCTGTAGAGTCGTCCGTTCAGTCTGTAGAGTCGTCCGTTCAGACTGTAGAGTCGTCCGTTCAGTCTGTAGAGTCGTCCTTTCAGACTGTAGAGTCGTCCTTTCAGACTGTAGAGTCGTCCTTTCAGACTGTAGAGTCGTCCTTTCAGTCCGTTCAGACTGTAGAGTCGTCCGTTCAGACTGTAGAGTCGTCCATCCAGACTTTAGAGTCGTCCGTTCAGTCTGTAGAGTCGTCCTTTCAGACTGTAGAGTCGTCCTTTCAGACTGTAGGGTCGTCCGTTCAGACTGTAGAGTCGTCCGTTCAGACTGTAGGGTCGTCCTTTCAGTCTGTAGGGTCGTCCGTTCAGACTGTAGAGTCGTCCGTTCAGACTGTAGGGTCGTCCTTTCAGTCTGTAGAGTCGTCCGTTCAGACTGTAGAGGCGTCCTTCCAGACTGTAGAGTCGTCCGTTCAGTCTGTAGAGTCATCCGTTCAGTCTGTAGGGTCGTCCTTTCAGACTGTGGAGTCGTCCGTTCAGACTGTAGAGGCGTCCTTCCAGACTGTAGAGTCGTCCGTTCAGTCTGTAGAGTCATCCGTTCAGTCTGTAGAGTCGTCCTTTCAGACTGTAGAGTCCTCCGTTCAGTCTGTAGAGTCGTCCTTTCAGACTGTAGAGTCGTCCTTTCAGACTGTAGAGTCCTCCGTTCAGTCTGTAGAGTCGTCCTTTCAGTCTGTAGAGTCGTCCGTTCAGACTGTAGAGTCGTCCGTTCAGACTATAGAGTCGTCTGTAGAGTCGTCCGTTCAGACTGTAGAGTCGTCTGTAGAGTCGTCAGTTCAGACTGTAGAGTCGTCTGTAGAGTCGCCAGTTCAGACTGTAGAGTCGTCTGTAGAGTCGTCAGTTCAGACTGTAGAGTCTTCCATTCAGTCTGTAGAGTCGTCTGTAGAGTCGTCAGTTCAGACTGTAGAGTCGTCTGTAGAGTCGCCAGTTCAGACTGTAGAGTCGTCTGTAGAGTCGTCAGTTCAGACTGTAGAGTCTTCCGTTCAGTCTGTAGAGTCGTCTGTAGAGTCGTCTGTTCAGACTGTAGAGTTGTCTATAGAGTCGTCAGTTCAGACTGTAGAGTCTTCCGTTCAGTCTGTAGAGTCGTCTGTAGAGTCGTCCGTTCAGACTGTAGAGTCGTCTGTAGAGTCGTCTGTTCAGACTGTAGAGTCATCTGTAGAGTCGTCCGTTCAGAATGTAGAGTCGTCTGTAGAGTCGTCTGTTCAGACTGTGGAGTTGTTCATTGCTCAGATGTGAAAAAATTTATTCTTTATCCATAAACTTTCTTGACACGTGGACTTCCTGTTTCCGCCTGCAGCTTCCTGtgtaaagtttgaaaaatatttagaatttgttttgtttcatgactGAACAAAAAAACTGGAAGTTGATTAAAATCAGTTTTGAAAAAGACACTGGACAATTTTCAACATTCTTTAACACAAACCAGAGTACACAAAGGTTAGACTCTGAGCAGCTGGGAAATGAAAGTGGTTTAAtaaactgaatttttttttttttgcatcattaaAGTGTTATCAAGATTTTATTCTCTTGTTTTCATCttgtatttgtcacatttaCAGTTTAAGATTGAAGCTCTTTGGTTTGAGTTGTTAAGGAAGATGTTTATgctagaaacacagaaacagacgtTTATTTTCTCCACACTGAAGAATGAATGAATCTTTATGAACACAAAACAACGAGACTGAGAGGCTCACAAAGAACAGACGGAGTCAGACACAGACTGGTACAGCAACACGATAACACACAATGAATCTACACAAGGCACACTGAATTTTCATACCATAAAGACTCAATCATTGAGGTAACTGTATGAAGAagctttaatgttttcattatcATGAATTAGTGGACATTTACACCTCTTTTTTAGATAGAGAATAATTTAGTTACCATGGTGAGACCATTCTATAATGTTGTAATGGAACGGAGACATTCTTCATTTctccagaaaaacaaaaacaaacctttgaCTCTGCAACAGGAAATATTTCTTCTCAGATTATAGAGCGCTACAGGTCAGCTAGCTCACCGTGGTCATCCTGAAGCCGAGAGCTGAACCTGAAGTGTTAACCTCGGGTGTTGTTCTATGTCAACTCAGATTGATGTGGTTCTGGTCTGCTCCTTAGCTCAGTTCTCCTTCTCTGATTAATTAAAGTTGGGTTCAGGTAGGTTTACCTCAGGTACAAGCAGAAACCTTGGCTGCAGTTCCTcatgtgtccacttgaggccggctCCAAGTGACATGAAAGTCACATTCAAACTCCATTCaaacaaaatgctgttttttttacagcctgaaacaaaaaatagattttggTTGGGTGGGCTTGATTTCACGGTTTGTCAAGatgcttaaaacccgcctcagctccagttctcagcctgttgttaggttgacggaaagttaggttgagacagcatttccatctGGCGACTGTCACAGGCAcgctgcagtaacagatgggtgatgtcactcagcaTTTACTATGCTCAGGTATCACAGGTAAAGAGAAGTTGTTTACTACCTGATGTGCTTCCTTTTTttggtgatgatgtcattcaGGGAGATTTTATCAcagattaaatgaaacagaaacaggggAGGAAGAAACAGAATCACCTGAGCTGCAGGTTCATCTTTACCTGTTTAACATTCAAAAACTGAAACTGATCCTTCTGACCCCGCGTCTTACCTGTCTGACTGCCCCGCCCCCTTACCTGTGTGTCTAACCCCGAACCTAACATGTCTGCCTAACTCCGCCCCTTACCTGTCTGACTGCCCCACCCCCTTACCTGTGTGTCTAACCCCGCCCCACATATAACCTCACCTCTGTCCCCTCTCcaacctgtctctctgtctttcacttttcttactctctatgtacctgtctgtctctctggaCCATGTGTCCCtacctacctgtctgtctttctgtacctgtgtgtctctccccACCTATCCGTCTCTCCCTACCTGTCTGCCTCtccctacctgtctgtctctgcccacctgtctgtctcccttTAGATGGATGAGATAAAGCTGAAGGACAGAGCGGTCAGTGTTTTGGATAAAGCCCTCGGCCTTCAGGCTGGCCACGCCCACCGCCTCCAGCTGCAGACTCAGGCTGCAGAGCAGCAAATCGCAGTCCTGAGAGATGCCCAGAGGGCGGGGCTTACCCCTCCTGGCCAAGGCCCTAACCCCGCCCCTAACACTTCTGCTCACATtgtaagccccgcctcctcctgctTGTTCTGCATGATTTAAATCTACTTCCTGTCACTGTTTGACATCTGAGTTTTATCCATGGCATCCCATCTCAAGCTCCGCCTTCTGCAGAGtcataatgacatcatcaaacatgtgACCAATGCTTGACTAATCTAAACCATCCAAACACTCAGAACGTCATCACAAAGATGgatcctcttctcctctgtttcccATAATCCTCTCATTTATTGGAATCGTTCAGCAGGCAgggtttcttcttctgctcacAGTTGCATTAAAGAACAGAAAGTTTatactgccccctggtggtcagAAGTAATAAGACCATCTCTGCAGCATCTCTACATGTGAGCTGAAACTTTGAGCTGTTTCTGTATgaccaaaaatgtaaacatcacgtgttgtttttttaaaaagataaacattttctttctgcgTTCTGCAGCAGCGaccatgtttgatttttaaaaatgaagctcaGGTGTGGTGCTGGTTTGCCTTGGTCAGTAGGTCAGGTGCCTCATGTTCAGAGCTCATAGTCCTCGTCACACCTGTCCCAGGTTCGACTCCCTGTCCTGATGCTGATTGATGCATGTcgcccaccctctctctctctctccaaacacttcctgtctctctgtctctgtctgtcaaaGATTCCTAAAACAACACAGTTGACAGGAGACTACTCAGGTGTTTCCTGACTCTGACTCAGGTGATGCTGTATTGTctcattcatttacattttgtagATTCCTCCTCGTTCTGACTGTAATCATCTTGTACAGGTGTGTGCTTTTGTTGAAGcttcaagttaaaaaaatctCCATAATGACCTCCATgacttccatcactgcaacaaaAAGCTAAACTTGTGATTTGACACAATAAGAATTTGAAGTTTTAAGACAATGGAGAGCAGCCACTAAGTCTGACAAACAAAGCCAAATATGAGGGGAGACACAGAGTGTCACAGCCAACCCTATCATTCTGTCTTCAGCCCAGGGAACGAGCTAAATGTTGTTACATCTACAGAGATAATACAATTCTATCACACCACTGTAGTATCACCACGACAACTACAATGACCACTGCACTTCTTTTGAAACGACCAGCACTCTTACTTTGTCTGTTATAACTTTGTAGCCCTGCTGCTTATGATAAACATGATCCAGAGTAAATATGGTAATTAAATATGGTGTTCATAACACAGCACATCATTGACCGTCTGTGAAGTTCTGTGATTGGACGGCTGTTGGTGAAATGCTCGTTACACCCCTTTAGTGATTTTTTCCCCACACGTCCTgtagacatttttttgtgtgtatatgtgtgtgtgtgtgtgtgtgtgtgtgtgtgtctgtgttgttgtgtgtcacAGACTCAGGAGGATCGGGACACTCGCAGGTTTCAGCTGAAGATCGCTGAGCTCAGTTCGGTCGTCAGGAAGTTGGAGGATCGAAACGCTCTGCTGTCTGAAGAACGCAACGAGCtggtacacacaaacacacaccttacaTGGGATTCTAACCCTGACCATTAAACGGtgataagtattttttttacacatttgtagtagtttgtgtattttataaTTTGCGTACTTCCTGTGTTGTGTCTTCCCGGTGCAGCTGAAGCGCCTGCGGGAGGCGGAGTCCcagtttcttcctctcctcgATAAAAACAAGCGCCTGAGCCGGAAGAACGAGGAGCTCGCTCTCGCTCTGCGTCGCCTCGACAACAAGCTCCGCTTCGTCACccaggagaacatggagatgGTAACTATGGTAACCTGAAACCCTGTACTCTTGTATCCATAACACACCTGGAACAACACAGTCTGAGAGCTGGGTCAGTCCCAGTCTAACCTGTAAACCTGCAGACCATGACCAGTTCACCTGTAGGGTCggtctgtttaaataaagaactaatgaaaaaaaaaatgttttatactaAATTCTAAATGGAAttatttcatttcacattttgttataTATTTGATTATATGTGAGACTTTGTATGAAATTATGATTGTGTTCTTTAATAACAGTACTCAcaatcagtgacatcatcatacagcactatgacatcatcatacagcggtgtgatgtcatcaatcCAGCTGTTCAGAACTCAGCCTACTTTGTCCATTTTGAAAACCTCTAGAGTtctgcagacaggaagtgacatcactgtcaggtgacctcaggtgtgtttttttgatgttTCACAGAGGAGGCCGAGCTCTCTGAACGACCTGGATCGCAGCCACTCCTCCAGTTACCATGGTTACAGCCAGGACGACAGCGAGATGGAGTTTCTGCGCTTACAAGTCCTGGAGCAGCAACACATCATCGAAGACCTTTCCAAGGTGCAAACACCGCCAAGAAATACTACAAATACTTCAAACACTGCAACTATACTGCAAATACTTCTTTAATTACTGCTGTGCTACATGTAGCCTACTGCTAACACCACTCTAAATACTGCTAACACTTCTACTAATAAAGCTACTACTTCAGATACTTTAATGAATGCAGTACGTCTACTACAAAAGCATATCATTGAAATGGTTTCTGAAATCTAAAATAGCAGGAGGCTTAGGCTGCTTGATTCAAGTAAAGAAAGTGAAGTTAAAGTAAAACGGTTTGTGCTTTCAGGCTCTTGAGACGGCCGGTTATGTGAAGAATGTTATTGTAAGTATTTAATCAGCTGCTGTCATGAGCCTACTTTGTTTTTTAGTCTGTACTTTGATCAGTTCGTCCATCGGTgtgaaaca
The genomic region above belongs to Labrus bergylta chromosome 21, fLabBer1.1, whole genome shotgun sequence and contains:
- the jakmip3 gene encoding janus kinase and microtubule-interacting protein 3 isoform X2, encoding MSKRGAGARGKGERPDAMATLQAANEELRAKLTDIQIELQQEKNKVSRLEREKSQELKAEHHRATVAVTELKTKLHEEKQKELAVTRETLLRQHEMELMRVIKIKDGEIQRLNGLVLTLRDGSTDKVRSALLAEVEEARRSWEAERCRLQQEGQELRGAKRSAEEALTAAQQASQARAAELRSAHHQHQEELNRTKRDCEREIRRLMDEIKLKDRAVSVLDKALGLQAGHAHRLQLQTQAAEQQIAVLRDAQRAGLTPPGQGPNPAPNTSAHITQEDRDTRRFQLKIAELSSVVRKLEDRNALLSEERNELLKRLREAESQFLPLLDKNKRLSRKNEELALALRRLDNKLRFVTQENMEMVTMRRPSSLNDLDRSHSSSYHGYSQDDSEMEFLRLQVLEQQHIIEDLSKALETAGYVKNVIERDMLLRYRRQDSVRRKRTIRACRVIETFYGYDEEASMDSDGSSLSFHTDRTPDTEPEEVCVREDGELRYRQLTQEYQALQRAYALLTETSGGNYDPEKEIKTREQLLSEISRYECRVVDLESALKQQGLDVKWVEEKQALYQRNQELVEKVRQMEGEDLRLKNDIQDVRDQNELLEFRILELEERERRSPAISFNHYLFPEGLSPLQIYCEAEGVTEIVISELMKKLDILGDNANLSNEEQVVVIHARTVLTLAEKWLESIEVTKSALQQKMLDIESEKDRFSKQKGYLDEELDYRKQSMDQAHKRILELEAMLFEALQQEEGLKMEEGRLSETLTEDEREGLRRAMDQWKRTLMFELRERDAQILRERMDLLQLMQQRNKDLEEFIEAQKRQIKELEEKFLFLFLFFSLAFILWS
- the jakmip3 gene encoding janus kinase and microtubule-interacting protein 3 isoform X1, with amino-acid sequence MSKRGAGARGKGERPDAMATLQAANEELRAKLTDIQIELQQEKNKVSRLEREKSQELKAEHHRATVAVTELKTKLHEEKQKELAVTRETLLRQHEMELMRVIKIKDGEIQRLNGLVLTLRDGSTDKVRSALLAEVEEARRSWEAERCRLQQEGQELRGAKRSAEEALTAAQQASQARAAELRSAHHQHQEELNRTKRDCEREIRRLMDEIKLKDRAVSVLDKALGLQAGHAHRLQLQTQAAEQQIAVLRDAQRAGLTPPGQGPNPAPNTSAHITQEDRDTRRFQLKIAELSSVVRKLEDRNALLSEERNELLKRLREAESQFLPLLDKNKRLSRKNEELALALRRLDNKLRFVTQENMEMVTMRRPSSLNDLDRSHSSSYHGYSQDDSEMEFLRLQVLEQQHIIEDLSKALETAGYVKNVIERDMLLRYRRQDSVRRKRTIRACRVIETFYGYDEEASMDSDGSSLSFHTDRTPDTEPEEVCVREDGELRYRQLTQEYQALQRAYALLTETSGGNYDPEKEIKTREQLLSEISRYECRVVDLESALKQQGLDVKWVEEKQALYQRNQELVEKVRQMEGEDLRLKNDIQDVRDQNELLEFRILELEERERRSPAISFNHYLFPEGLSPLQIYCEAEGVTEIVISELMKKLDILGDNAVSNLSNEEQVVVIHARTVLTLAEKWLESIEVTKSALQQKMLDIESEKDRFSKQKGYLDEELDYRKQSMDQAHKRILELEAMLFEALQQEEGLKMEEGRLSETLTEDEREGLRRAMDQWKRTLMFELRERDAQILRERMDLLQLMQQRNKDLEEFIEAQKRQIKELEEKFLFLFLFFSLAFILWS